The Oncorhynchus mykiss isolate Arlee chromosome Y, USDA_OmykA_1.1, whole genome shotgun sequence genomic sequence TAGTGAGCCTGCTGAGAAGGTAGAACCTTATGTAAGTGGTTTTCAGCACACTCAGGAGAGTGTTAACGacttcaaaataaataaataaatccccgtccttccaggtgtgtgtgtgtgtgtgtgtgtgcgtgacaaGGTGCGTCCTCCGCTGACCCTTTAAAAGTTCCACGCAGATGAAGTTATGAACTCAGCTCCAGATCCAGATCCAACATTCCCATATTCACTCCTGGGAAAGGCCGAAATGTCACCCTGGAAGGATCCACTCAGCTGTCAGATGAGTTATGAGAGAGTGAGTGATTCCCAGTAGACCCAGATACTTCATTGAGATCCAGAGGCCCAGTGAGAGGCACAACCTCAGCCTGGCCTGAGGAGGAACCCATCAACACGTGACTCCCTTGCCGTTTGGGCTCATCAACTGTTTAATACAACGTGTGGTTTCTAAGCCAGCAGCTTTTACATTCGAGTCGTTTACTGCAGCATTGATGTTCTGTAGCAGGATCTCCTTTACATTAATATGGTGGTTCACATGGACTGCTAAGCTGCCTTATTGTTAGTGTCTATGTGCCAAGTTGGACTGTACATTAACATGTGTTTTTAGGTAAACTAACAGTTAGATAAAAGAAGACCACTGTTTGTGAAAAGGCTTTTTTGAAGTGAAGCCAGTAGGAAGGGATATATTATTTCCTCCGACTGATGTTGCTCTGGTTTATCTCGCCAAGGcctgttgtagtgctgagtgattaactGGAATGTTGGTTATTTGTCggttttaaacaactaattgaccaacgTCGGTTTATTCCATCCAGttcgttttttttctttttctgtgTGCTtttctgtagagataaatcaCGTCAAGCCTGAACTGTGGGATGTAAtggggagttgtagtttccaacaggccaatattatGCAAggaaacgtggtaattaactacaatgaccataatccattgcgcaccCACTTAAACTGGTCCGGTCTGTGAGAAGCAGACAAGGAGACTGAGGAGAGAATGATGGAGAGCAGTTGCTTCACGAGCCTgaaaaatacatgatctaagtgattgatagttggtattcagcagtcataaaagtatgtcttatttactttgaagaatgactaaaatagtgatttttttTGGCAGACAgcgtaggcagcagctctataggcatgagatgatgacttggaatgaaataataaagtcaccaaataaaataaatatgttattaaagtaaagtaatgtgaatacaTTGTAGTTAATAAGTGATACGCAGTAAGGGActgtcactaccatcatgggacttgttttattttgttattgtttcattcagtgttgttacagcattccaCTCACATGATGCTGTAAATAATCAAACCCCAAACAGAACCGACCTCAAAACAACACAAATCCCTCAGCTCTAGTCTGTTGACATGCTTTATTTATTGTCTATTCACTTTAAAGGCCATGCTGTGGAACCAAAGCCCTGTGGGTCAGCTATCTGGTTCCTGTTTAGAGATGGTGTGTGGAATGGCCGAGTTGTGAAATGATGTCACGGCTCGTTATCCCACAGCCTTCTAGTGATGGTAGTGAATGGTGCGTTGTTAGATGGGAGACAGTCTAGAGTGTCACTAGGTTATCTATTCAACTCTCCAGCGAGTGACAGACTCTGCGAGATGACGGTGTTGTTGTGAGATAGAGATCGGGTGTGAGATAGGGATAGTGAGATAGGGTTACCCCCGCCCCCTGGAGTTACCCCCCTGGGGTTACCCCCCCTGACATTGATAGAGCTTATGACATGTTCATGTCACTGGGATATGTGTTGGTAGTGTTTTTGTAGCTTTTATGTGATGGTGACACTGGGGTTCTGTAGTGCTGGTGTTTATAAATTGACTGTGTCAGCAGGGTTATCTCAAGCAGGCTGATTCTAGATCTGTTATGTGTTAGCTCCGCGGTGGTTGGAAAGCCGAGCTGCTATCAGCTGGTAACTGACCGTAGGTCAGCGGCGCGGGCTGTTTCATCTGAGACTGGcgtttgtttttttccctccgTCTGCATCCATTTGTCAAAGAATCCATCATCCCTTCTTtccacatctctcctctctgaccccgTGAGTCACGGAGCTCTGCGGGGGGAAACCAAAACAGAGAGCAGAGCAGCCGGGTTCCTCCGGGCTCTCCGACATGAAGACACTCAGAAAGGAGAGGAGGCCCCACTTCAAACGAACACTGACACACATCTAGACATCTGTGTGAccaggcctcctctctctctctctatctctctctctctctctctatctctctctctctctctctctctctcgacctcctccgtctcttcctcctcctctcttcctctccaggtCTGGCTTTGTTTAAGCCTGACAGGAGGTTGTTGACTCGCAAGCCctctgtctgtgtatgttttATTCACCGTGATTCTCGTTCACCACGGCTGCGCTACGCCACTTACTCtaagagcaggggtgtcaaactcaatcaaTGGGCCatattggggaggggggggggggggaccacaaCGAATTTGTGGGCCAGACAAGTTAGGCCTAACGGAAAAAAAAACGTGTCCACAAACTGCGACCCAAACTGTccgttgttttatttgttttatattGGAAAAAATATATCCCTTTACAATAGGATTCTGtatgtaatttttttttaaatacattataATACAAAATAATGATATTTGTCCAGCCTTTGCTGCTATGCTTGCAGGTGTGCATAATATGGCGCGACCCGAATCGAAAGGTGTTTAACTCCAGATAACAAAAACATGGCTAGGTTGTTGTAACGCTTAAACTTAAAACCTCTTTTTCATTTTCGTTTCGCACTGCATGCATGGCCAGTACGGTTGAATGCAGCGTTGGTGTATGGTGCAATCTCAAGGTCTTGTAGTGGAGTAGCCAGCCGAGGCCTGCTACTCAAATGTTGCTGTAAGAGGCCTCCTTTGCATGGTGAACATTTTAGTGTCCTAGCTAGGATGGTGGCCTGTGTACACTTCTCCTCCGCTGCGCACAGTAAACCCGACACACAAACGCAGCTTCATTGACATTGAATTCACCCATGCGATGCCATCAGGCTGTCATTTCATGAAGTAGACTGTTGACTCTTTTATACTCGCTTGTGTGTCCtattgtcctttagtagtaattTATACCGGCGTGTGAGTCCTTTATCTTTTCACTTATTGACAATCAAGATGACATGTTCTGTAGAATACTGCAAGGACCTGTTGGTACTGAAACccggcatgggggggggggggggggggggggggggggagtggtggGGCGTGCAGCACGTTGGCAGCGCTTGCTGTGACTTGTCAGTGCAGTGCTTCGCGAGCTGTATGGGAGCGGGCCAAAATGAATTGACAACCCAAATCGTTGCGCGGGCGGGATCGAAATGTGTCACAGGCACATGCGGCCCGCGGGCCTTGTGTTTGACACAACATGTCTTAGAGTTATGGTTGGTTGATTAAAACTGCTGTGTCAATGGCCCCGTTTTGTGTTTGCTGATTTAAAGTGACATTTTATGCGAGTTGGGAGGCGGCTTCGGAAACATTCCATACCAACACTGTTAATACAGTCACAGCTATACGTTTTTACCATGGTCTGTCATAAATTATGATCACATCCTCACTTTCttttcccttcccttctctctctctctctctctctctctctctgtctctctctctctctctctctgtctctctctctctctctctctaggtgtgtaGTTGGTGAGAAGCCAGCTGGCTGGCCCTGGAGACACGCCTTCACTACGATGTAGAGTccagaagagagagaacgagagagagagaaagacgaaaGCGATACTGTTTACTCGCTACGCACAAGACGGGATAGAGAGCAAGTGAAAGAGGGTGAGTAAGACAGTGGGAAGGACGGAAAGAAAATATCGAGTGACTGAGCAGAAAGAAGGAACAAGAACAACAGCAGTGCCCGAACCACATCAGGAGGAGATAAGAgcaaagaaagagagggacactGTGAATCATTGACCTCAGGCCCTGCCTCCAAACCAGCCTCTCccgccctccacctcctccttcctcctttccctgCGTTGGAACTGTTCACTCTCTCCCACACCTCTGTCACAACAGGAACCCATtctttgctctctccctccacccgttcccctcttcCTGAAGACCCCTGAGGACTTGAACCTTCACCTTTGACACCACCTGTGTGACCCCTGGATGACAGTCCACCTCTCCCGGAATCAACCCCGTCGAACTTCACTGAACAGACAACACCAGGAACACTTCAGAAGCACTGCAGACGTCAACACCACCATGTGTCACGTGATCGTGACCTGTCGCTCCATGCTGTGGACTCTACTCAGCATCGTGGTCGCCTTCGGCGAGCTCATCGCCTTCATGAGCACTGATTGGCTGGTGGGCTCCCCCCGGACACCGGACGCCGTCTTCAGCCCTCACGGCACCACTGCAGCCGGCGAGGCCTACCGGCCCACCCTGGGCATCTACGGCCGCTGCATCAAGCTGCCCCACCTGCAGCGCGGCGTGCTGTGCGGGCCGTACGCCGCGCACTTTGGGGAGATCGCCAGCGGGTTCTGGCAGGCGGCGGCCATCTTCCTGGCGGCAGGCATCCTGCTGCTGTGTGCCGTGGCCTTCATCTCCGTCTTCACCATGTGCTtccagagcatcatgaagaagagCATCTTCAACGTGTGTGGACTGCTGCAGGCCATCGCAGGTGAGGCGGAGGGAAACACCTATTGACATGCACGGGCGGCCCCTCGCACAGCTAATGCACAGGGCCCGCTTGTTCCAGTGTTGCTGTGCGAGGTGTTGCGTTGCCTGGGGGGGTTGGTCGTAGTTTTCAGCGGGCAGTGTAGTAGTTAGACACAGCTGACTGACTGTTGAACCCCtgggatgtagggagagaggggcTTGTGAAGGGgtgggtgccatttgaccagccAACATTCAGCCCCCATCTATCTAACCTTTAGTGCTGCTGTCCCGTCTCTGACCTTCAGAGTTTAAACATTTACTAGAGCAATCAGACCCCGCtgaccacacacaaacacccacgcgtacacacacaaacacacaggccccCGAGAGTGTATTAACTATTACTCCCAGCTGGCTCTCTGTGTGCTCTAGGTGACCATTAACCCTATAGGTCGGGTATCCGGGTATCCGGGAAGCACAGCAACCTTGCGCCTCCCTCTTGAGGTCGTTGCCATGAGCGACGAGGTACCAAATATTTGTCATCTTGAGTCAGCTGGAGGTGACGTCACGTGAcctgtgtggtgtctgtgtgtgtgtgtgtgtgtgtgtgtgtgtgtgtgtgtgtgtgtgtgtgtgtgtggtgtctgtgtgtgtgtgtgtgtgtgtgtgtgtgtgtgtgtgtgtgtgtgtgtgtgtgtgtgtctgtatgagtCTCGGGGTCACTGTGACCTGCTGCGGTGAGTTATGGGAGGCAGTCATAGGAGAGAGTGAGGTCGTTCCGACTGAATCTCTCTGAgcgttcatccctctctcctctccttccccgtgCTTGTTCCTTAGACGGTCAGGGTGAAGTCGCCCTACAGACACATATCTACTGTAAGATCAATTTCATGTATTTTCCACACTATTTGTTAAGGTTAGAATTTGGGTATGACGACAACTTTCTGGCACAACATGAATTGACAGTGTAACCCACATTCAGACCTAGTGAAGGTGTCAAATGCAGTCCAGTGTTATTGTAGTTGCTATTGAGCCGTAAGAGGACTTCCACAACTGGATTGATTAGAAAAGCAGAGCTGCTCGTTATGGGTCTGTGGGTcgctgggaggaagaggatgaggaagaggaaaggGGGCGAGGGGGAAAGCAGAAATAGCAGGGAGACGTTTCCTTCAtgcccccagccctcagcccccagcccccagccctcagccctcagccctcagcccccagcccttagcccccagccctcagcccccagccctcagcccccagccctcagcccgcagccctcagccctcagcccccagctctcAGCCCCCAGCTCTCAGCCCCCAGTCCtgcccccagccctcagcccccagccctcagccctcagcccccagccctcagcccccagcccttagcccccagccctcagcccccagccctcagcccccagccctcagcccgcagccctcagccctcagcccccagctctcAGCCCCCAGCTCTCAGCCCCCAGTCCtgcccccagccctcagcccccagccctcagccctcagcccccagccctcagcccccagcccttagcccccagccctcagcccccagccctcagccctcagcccccagccctcagcccccagcccttagcccccagccctcagcccccagccctcagcccccagccctcagcccccagccctcagcccccagccctcagcccgcagccctcagccctcagcccccagctctcAGCCCCCAGCTCTCAGCCCCCAGTCCtgcccccagccctcagcccccagccctcagccctcagccctcagcccccagctctcAGCCCCCAGCTCTCAGCCCCCAGTCCtgcccccagccctcagcccccagccctcagccctcagcccccagcccttagcccccagccctcagcccccagccctcagcccccagccctcagccctcagccctcagccctcagcccccagctctcAGCCCCCAGCTCTCAGCCCCCAGTCCtgcccccagccctcagcccccagccctcagccctcagcccccagcccttagcccccagccctcagcccccagccctcagcccccagccctcagccctcagcccccagcccttagcccccagccctcagcccccagccctcagcccccagccctcagccctcagcccccagcccttagcccccagccctcagcccccagcccttagcccccagccctcagcccccagccctcagcccccagccctcagcccccagccctcagcccccagccctcagcccccagccctcagcccccagccctcagcccgcagccctcagccctcagcccccagctctcAGCCCCCAGCTCTCAGCCCCCAGTCCtgcccccagccctcagcccccagccctcagccctcagccctcagccctcagcccccagctctcAGCCCCCAGCTCTCAGCCCCCAGTCCtgcccccagccctcagcccccagccctcagccctcagcccccagcccttagcccccagccctcagcccccagccctcagccccca encodes the following:
- the LOC110509667 gene encoding LHFPL tetraspan subfamily member 2a protein; translation: MTVHLSRNQPRRTSLNRQHQEHFRSTADVNTTMCHVIVTCRSMLWTLLSIVVAFGELIAFMSTDWLVGSPRTPDAVFSPHGTTAAGEAYRPTLGIYGRCIKLPHLQRGVLCGPYAAHFGEIASGFWQAAAIFLAAGILLLCAVAFISVFTMCFQSIMKKSIFNVCGLLQAIAGLFLILGLMLYPAGWGSDKVQLYCGQDAAPYRSGLCTMGWAFYTAMGGTVLTFVCAVFSAQAEIATSSDKVQEEIEEGKSLICLL